AGGCATCGACGACGCGGATCGTGCCGAGGAGGTTCACCTGGATCGTCGTCTCCGTCGCGGCGAAGTGCGCGGGATCACGCAGGTCCTCGATCAGGAGCACGCCCGCCATCGTGACGACGAGGTCGAGCCCGGGGTGCGCGGCGAGGACCTCGTCGCGGGCGCGGAGGACGGAGTCGGGGTCGGTGACGTCGATCCGCACCGTCGCGAGCCCGTCGACCTCGTCCGCGGTGCGTCCCCCCACGATCACGGTGCTGCCGGCGTCGGCGAGGCGCTGGGCGAGGCCGAGCCCGATGCCGGTGGTGCCGCCGACGATGAGGGCGGTGCGGTGCGCGATGTCCATGGTTTCTCCCTGTGGTCCGGTGGTGGGTGCCCGTCGAGGTTCGCGCGCACGCGGATCGGGCGGCAGGTCCCCCCTGATCCGGGGAGCGGCGGGGCCCCTCTCCGGCGCGGCGCGCGGGATAGCGTCGACCCGTGGACACGACGACCGCCGACGGGGACGGCCCGGCGAACCGCCTGGGCGCGTACCTCCGCGCGCGGCGCGGCCTCGTGTCCCCCGAGCGGGCCGGCATCCCCGCCGGCGCGCGGCGCCGAGTGACGGGCCTCCGTCGCGAGGAGGTCGCGATGCTCGCCGGGATCAGCCCCGACTACTACCTGCGGCTGGAGCGAGGCCGCGACCGCAATCCGTCGCCGCAGGTGCTCGGGGCCCTGGCGCGGGTGCTCCTGCTCGACGAGGTCGAGGCCGCGTACCTGGCCGAGCTGGGGGCGCCGGCGACGCGGATCCGCCGTGCCCGCCGGACCGAGAGCGTGCCCGCACGCCTGCACCACCTCCTGGCCGCGCTCGACGTGCCGGCCTTCGTGGAGGGCCGGGCGTTCGACGTGCTGGCGGCGAACCCCCTCGCCGCCGCGTTCTCGCCGCGGCTGCGCGTCGGCGAGAACCGCCTGCGGTCGCTCCTGCTGGATCCCGAGGAACGCGCCTTCCACGACGACTGGGAGGGCGCGGTCGCGGGATTCGTCGCCATGGCCAGGCGATCCCTCGGCGACGACGTCGAGGATCCGCGCGCCGTCGAGCTGGTGGGCGAGCTGTCGCTCGCGAGCGCCCGCTTCCGCACGCTGTGGGCCCGGCAGGACGTGCGGCCGCTGGCGGGCGGGACCGCTGTCGTGCATCACCCGGTCGTCGGCACCATGCGCCTGCACCGGGAGAAGCTGCCCGTGGACGGGGTGGTGCTGGTCGCCTACTACGCGGACGCCGGCAGCGCCGACGCCGACCGCCTGCGGCTGCTCTCGACGCTCACGGCCGGCGGCGCCGTCGACGCCTCGCGCCGCGGCTGACGCGCCCTCGCTCCCGCTCCCGCTCTCAGGGCGCCGGGACCGTCAGCGCCCACTCCCGGAACGCGACCAGGTCGGATCCCGTCAGCACCGCCTCGGGGCCCGCGGGCATGGGATCCGTGATGCGCAGGAAGGCGAGCGCGTCGCCCGGGAGCCCGACCAGGACCTCCCCCACGATCGAGTCCGGCGACGACGTGTCGACGCGCGTGAGGTAGACGGTCCGGCCCGAGGCGTCGGAGTCGTCGGAGTCCACCGACTCGGCGATGCCCGCCCTGCCGGTCACGAGCCGGTGCAGCTCGTCGACGCGGACGCGGGCCGCCACGCCGCCCGCCGCGAGGAGCACGCCGGTCTCGGTCGCGCCGCGCCGCCCGACCGGCACCTCGGCGATCGACGCCGTGAGACCGGCTCCCGACCACGGCCGGATGCTCGCGAGCGGCCGCGGCTGCCGCTCGCGCTGCCGCTCCTCCGCGCTCCGGCGCCACGGCCACTCGTCGCGGGAGAGGAACGACCCGGCGACGACGCCGAGCAGCCAGGGCGCCATCGCGCCTGGCATCGCCGAGATCCGCAGGGCGACGGCCAGCCCGACCACCAGCGCGATGAGCAGCCAGCGCAGGCCGGCCGGCTTCACGGCGTAGAGGAGCAGGCCCGCGGCGATCCCGCCGCCCGTGAGCCCGAGGAACGCCCACAGCGGGACGATCCCGTCGCGCAGCGAGACCGCCGCGGAGAAGGCGAGGACGACGGCGATGATCGCGCCCGTGAGGATCATCGACCCCCGGCGCTCGCGGACGGTGCGGGGTGCGCGGGACGGCTTCGGCGCGGACATGGGCTCCTCTGGGGCGGCGGCACGGACGGCGTCCGGATGCGGATCCGCCCAGCCTGCCGGACGCGACGACCCGCTTCGGTGCGCGCCGCGGCCCCCGAGAGGGTGGCGGGCGGCGCGGGAGCGCGCGTCCGCCCGCCTCAGCCGCGCACGCGCCGCAGCTCCAGCACGCCCGGGATCAGCTGCCTCGTCGGGATCCGCGCGCGCGCGAAGTCGCCCCACACCTGCCGCACGTGCCGGGCGTCGCGCTGGATCCCCTCCCAGTCGGCGCCCCCGAGGAGGCCAGCCCCGCGCCACGCCTCCGCGTCGCCGAAGAGCAGCGGCAGGTCCACGGTGTGCGCGGCGCCGAAGGGGCTGCCGGGCGCCGCCCAGCGGATCATGTAGCGGTGGGCCGTGCCGCCGGCGCGCGCATGACGCCGGGCGAAGCGCCGACCCGGGACGCCGTAGACGATGCCCGTGACCGCGGCGACGGCCGCGCGACGCACGAGCGGCCCGACCACCGGGAGGCGCGTGAGGCGGGCCAGCCACGGGATCCCCGGCAGGAACAGCCGCGCCTCCTCGGCCGTGTTGCCGATGAGCACGTCCACGCGGGGCGCGGCCGCGTCCCACGCCGCGTCGATCCCGGACTCGGGCGGCAGCGGCGCGTGCCCGTACTGCGTGCCGAACGGCATCGCCCCGAGCAGCCCGAACGGCGCGGCGGCGCGCTCGACCTCCGCCTGCCGGGCGAGCACCTCCTCCACGGGCATGTCCGCCGTGAGTCCGCGGGAGGCGCGCGCCATCGCGGCGGCCATGCGTCGTCGGCCCCGCGAGATGCCGAGCGGCGCGCTCTGCACGATCGCCCGGCGGAACAGGCCCGCGGCCTCGGGCACGGCCATGAGGTGCGCGACCGCATCGCCGCCCGCCGACTGCCCGAACGCGGTGACGCGGTCCGGGTCCCCGCCGAACGCCCGGATGTTGCGCGCGACCCAGCGCAGCGCGGCCAGCTGGTCGAGGAGGCCGAGGTTCGCCGGCCGGTCGCGCCCGTCGCCGAGGTAGCCGAGGAGCCCGAGCCGGTAGGTGACCGTGACGACCACCACGCGCTGCTCGGCGACGAGGGCGGCGGGATCCATGATCGGCACGTCGCCCGCGCCCGACACGTACGAGCCGCCGTGGATCCAGACCATGACGGGCAGCGCGTCGTCGGGCCGCACGTCGCCCGGCATGGTGACGGAGAGGCGCAGGCAGTCCTCGTCGACGGCGAGGCCGGAGAAGCTCCCGAGCACGGCGTCGAGCTCCTCCATGGGCGGCTGCGGGCACGCGGGCGCCCACGTGGTGGCGTCGCGCGGCGCCGTCCAGTCCGGGTGCGGGGCGGGCGCGGCGAAGCGGGCGGCGGTCGCGTAGGGGATGCCGGTCGAGCGGACGACCTCGCCGTCCGCCCAGCCGACCACGGGGCCGCAGGGCGGCGAGAAGGCGCTCATTCGATCGACGTTACCGTTCGGGAGGCGTTCGCCGGGAGGCCCGGGAGCACGACGGACCCCGGTGCTACCGTGACGCCATGCCCCGCCTGATCGACCACGCCCGACGCGAGGACGAGCTCGCGGAGGCGGTCTGGCGGGTCATCCGGCGCGAGGGCGCCAGCGGCGTCTCGGTCCGCACGGTCGCCGCCGAGGCGGGCCTCTCGACCGGATCCCTGCGCCACAGCTTCCCCAGTCGCATCGACCTCGTGGCGCACGCCACCGCGCTCGTCGCGCGGCGCATCGAAGGCCGCGTCCGGGCGCGGCGGACGGACCCGGATGCCCGACGCCGGGCCGTGCGGATCCTCGCGGAGCACCTGCCGCTCGACGACGCGCGCCGCGCCGAGGCGGAGGTCTCGGCGGCGCTCCTCGCGGACGCGGCCTCGCACCCGCGGCTGCGCGAGGTGCGCGCGACCGCGCACGCGGCGGCGCGCGAGACGTGCCTCGAGCAGCTCGCGCAGCTGCGCGCGGCGGGCCTGCTGCGGCCCGACGCGCATCCCGACGCCGAGGCCGACCACCTGCAGGCGCTCCTCGCGGGACTCGCGCTGCAGCTGCTGGTGGAGGACCCGGATCCGGCCCGCAGCGCCCGCGCGCTCGGCGTGCTCGAGCGGCACGTGGACGCGCTCGTCGCGCGCCGGGTCGACCGGCGCGCGTCCGTCGACGCCTAGCCCGCGACCGGCGCTCCCCCGCCGAGCCGGGCGCGCAGCTCCTCGACGCGCGCGCGGATGTCGTCGCGCACGAGCCGCATCCGCTCCATGCCGTCGATGCCGCGCTCGCTGGGCTCGTCCGTGATCCACGTCTCGACCGCGACGTCCTGGTCGCCGTCCACGTGCGCCTCCGCGCCGAGCACGACCACGAGGTCGGCCTCGCGCACCATGTCGTCGGTGAGCGGCTTCGGGCGCTCGCCCGCCACGTCGATGCCGAGCTCGGCGAGCGACTCGACCGCGAGCGCGTTGAGCGAGGTGCCGGGATCCGTCCCCGCGGACGTCACGCCCACGGCGTCGCCCGCCGCGTGGCGCATGAGGGCCGCCGCGAGCTGGGACTTGCCGCCGTTGCGGGCGCAGACGAAGACGACGTGCGGGATGCGCTCGGCCATGGATCCTCCGGTCGGGTGGGCGCCCAGGGACGGGCGTCCCGACGATCCTCCCAGACCGACGCGGGCGCCCCTCGACATCGGTACAGCGCAAGCTGTACCGTCGATGCGTGCCCACCCTCGCTCCCCGCCTCGACGTGATGACCCGGCTCGGCCGCGCGCTCGCGGACCCCACGCGGTCCCGGATCCTGCTGGAGCTCCTCGACGGCCCCGCCTACCCCGCGCTCCTGGCCGACCGGCTCGGCCTCACGCGGCAGAACGTGTCGAACCACCTCGCCTGCCTGCGCGGGTGCGGCATCGTCCGCACGGTGCCCGAGGGGCGGAGCACGCGCTACGAGATCCAGGACGCGCGCATCGCCCGCCGCCTGGGCGCGCTCGTGGAGGTCGTGCTCGCGGTGGACGACGACCGGGCGTGCGCGGATCCGTCGCTCTGCGACCCCGGCTGCTGCGGGGTGGACGCGTGAGCGGCCTCGCGTCCGTGCCGCGGCTCACGATCGCGCGCCGCGATGTGCTGCGCCGTCGCATCCGCTGGATCGTCGCGGGCACCATCACCTGGAACGTCGTCGAGGCCGTCGTCGCCCTCACGGCGGGCGCCGCCGCGTCGTCGACCGCGCTCGTGGCCTTCGGGCTGGACTCGATCGTGGAGGTGCTCGCCGCGTCCGCCGTCGCCTGGCAGTTCTCCGCGCCGGATCCGGAGGCGCGCGAGCGCACGGCCCTCCGGCTCATCGCGGTGTCGTTCCTCGGACTCGCGGCCTACGTCAGCGTGGATGCCGTGCTCGCCCTGGCGGGCGGATCCGAGGCGCGCCCGAGCACCACGGGCATCGTCCTCGCGGCCCTGAGCCTCGCGGTGATGCCCGCGCTCAGCCTGCTCGAGCGCCGCACGGGCACCGAGCTCGGCTCGGCGAGCGCCGTGGCCGACTCGCGCCAGACCCTCGTGTGCGCGTGGCTGTCGGCCGCGCTCCTCGTGGGGCTGCTGCTCGACGCCGGGCTCGGCTGGTGGTGGGCGGATCCGGTCGCCGGGCTCGCCATCGCCGCCTTCGCCGTCCGCGAGAGCCTCGAGGCGTGGCGCGGCGACGCGTGCACGGTGCCCGTCGGCGCGCTCACGGGCGAGCGGGAGCACGACGACCACGACGACGCCTGCTGCTGATGCCGCGCGGGGCGCGGCCGGGCTGCCCGCCCGACCGCTCCCGCCCTACTTCGACAGCTGCACCGCGCCCGTCGCCCGCTGGTAGGCGGCGAAGTACTTGTCGCCCATGGCCCGCGCGCCGGCGGCCGTGTAGTGGATCGAGTCCTCGGCCCTGCTGTACCCCGCGGCTCCGGGGATGTAGGACACGTTCGCCCGGAGCGCCGGCATGCCCTGCTGCGCGGTGTCGATGGCCTGGCGCAGCGTCGACACGTTCAGCCACTCGGGCACCATGCCGCCGATGAGGAACGGCACCGCGCCGTAGCGCGCGTTCAGCCGGTCGACGAGGTCGAGCAGCATGGACTGGTAGCCGGCCGCGTTCGTGCGGGTCGCGTCGGACTCGCCCTGGGCCCAGACGACCGCGACGAGGCGGTTGTCGGGATCCTGCGCGAGCGCGGCGTCGATCTGCCCGAGCGCGCGGGTGAACAGGTTGATGCGCGACCGGGTGTCGGACGGGTTCCAGGCGTAGGTGCCGTCGCCCGTCATCGAGGTGGACGCCATCGCGGCGGGGACGAGCAGGACCTTCCGGCCGGGTCGGGCGTCGGCCAGCATGTGCCGGCCGAGCTCCATCCCGGGGCCGACGGCCTGCACGCCGCCGGAGGTCGTCCAGGTGGTCACGTGGCTCAGCGAGTCCTTGGCGGGCACGATCTGCCCGGCCTTGGCGCCGCTGCCGGCGAGCTGGTCGAGGCCGGGCACGCTCACGTCGACGGCCGGATCCCACCCGGTGCCGACGCCCTGCGCGTTCGACTGGCCGAGGATCACGACGACGTCGTAGCCCTCGCCGGTCGAGGCGATCTGGCGCGGCACGGAGGTGCGGGACGTCGGCGCGTAGCCGTCGGCCAGCCCGGTGACGGTCACGGTGACCTGCGACCCGGCGTCGCGGGGCGCCGGCACGTAGGTCGACGCGGTGCGGCCGGGCACGACCACGCCGTTGCGCTTCCAGACGTAGGAGAGCGCGGTCGCCTCGGGCGTCCAGGCGGCGGTCTCGGCCGTGAGGGTGGATCCGACGGCCGCGTCGCCCGTGATGACCGGGCTCGGCGCGTCCGCGAACGGCTCGTCGCCGGGCGCCGGGGCGGGCGTCGCGGGCGGCACGTCGAGGGCGTCGACCACGGTCGCCGTCGGCTCGCTCGCGCGGCTCGTCGCCTGGTAGCCGGTGCGCGTCCCGGTGACGGTCACGGTGATCCGCGATCCGGCGTCCGCCCGGCGCACGGTGTACGTCGCGTCGGTCGCGCCCAGCACGGTGACGCCGTCGCGGGCCCACGCGTAGGAGTATGCGGTGGCCTCCGGCGACCACGCGGGCGTCTCGACCCGGAGCGCGGTCCCGGCGACGGGCGATCCCTGTATCACCGGCGCGGTCGTCGCCTCGAACGGCACGGACGGCGCGGGCGGCGGCGGCATGACGGGCGTCGCGGTGACGGGCACGGCCTCGCTCGTCACGGTCTCCGTCACGTAGCCGGTCTTCGTGCCGGTGATGGCGACCGAGATGCCCGTGCCGACGTCGCCCGCCACCACGCGGTAGCTCGGGCCGGTCTGGTCCGGGATCACGACGCCGTCGCGCAGCCACGCGTAGGAGAAGGACGGCCACGGCGACCACGTG
The genomic region above belongs to Clavibacter phaseoli and contains:
- a CDS encoding helix-turn-helix domain-containing protein, yielding MDTTTADGDGPANRLGAYLRARRGLVSPERAGIPAGARRRVTGLRREEVAMLAGISPDYYLRLERGRDRNPSPQVLGALARVLLLDEVEAAYLAELGAPATRIRRARRTESVPARLHHLLAALDVPAFVEGRAFDVLAANPLAAAFSPRLRVGENRLRSLLLDPEERAFHDDWEGAVAGFVAMARRSLGDDVEDPRAVELVGELSLASARFRTLWARQDVRPLAGGTAVVHHPVVGTMRLHREKLPVDGVVLVAYYADAGSADADRLRLLSTLTAGGAVDASRRG
- a CDS encoding carboxylesterase family protein — protein: MSAFSPPCGPVVGWADGEVVRSTGIPYATAARFAAPAPHPDWTAPRDATTWAPACPQPPMEELDAVLGSFSGLAVDEDCLRLSVTMPGDVRPDDALPVMVWIHGGSYVSGAGDVPIMDPAALVAEQRVVVVTVTYRLGLLGYLGDGRDRPANLGLLDQLAALRWVARNIRAFGGDPDRVTAFGQSAGGDAVAHLMAVPEAAGLFRRAIVQSAPLGISRGRRRMAAAMARASRGLTADMPVEEVLARQAEVERAAAPFGLLGAMPFGTQYGHAPLPPESGIDAAWDAAAPRVDVLIGNTAEEARLFLPGIPWLARLTRLPVVGPLVRRAAVAAVTGIVYGVPGRRFARRHARAGGTAHRYMIRWAAPGSPFGAAHTVDLPLLFGDAEAWRGAGLLGGADWEGIQRDARHVRQVWGDFARARIPTRQLIPGVLELRRVRG
- a CDS encoding TetR/AcrR family transcriptional regulator, translated to MPRLIDHARREDELAEAVWRVIRREGASGVSVRTVAAEAGLSTGSLRHSFPSRIDLVAHATALVARRIEGRVRARRTDPDARRRAVRILAEHLPLDDARRAEAEVSAALLADAASHPRLREVRATAHAAARETCLEQLAQLRAAGLLRPDAHPDAEADHLQALLAGLALQLLVEDPDPARSARALGVLERHVDALVARRVDRRASVDA
- a CDS encoding low molecular weight phosphatase family protein; this encodes MAERIPHVVFVCARNGGKSQLAAALMRHAAGDAVGVTSAGTDPGTSLNALAVESLAELGIDVAGERPKPLTDDMVREADLVVVLGAEAHVDGDQDVAVETWITDEPSERGIDGMERMRLVRDDIRARVEELRARLGGGAPVAG
- the cmtR gene encoding Cd(II)/Pb(II)-sensing metalloregulatory transcriptional regulator CmtR encodes the protein MPTLAPRLDVMTRLGRALADPTRSRILLELLDGPAYPALLADRLGLTRQNVSNHLACLRGCGIVRTVPEGRSTRYEIQDARIARRLGALVEVVLAVDDDRACADPSLCDPGCCGVDA
- a CDS encoding cation transporter is translated as MSGLASVPRLTIARRDVLRRRIRWIVAGTITWNVVEAVVALTAGAAASSTALVAFGLDSIVEVLAASAVAWQFSAPDPEARERTALRLIAVSFLGLAAYVSVDAVLALAGGSEARPSTTGIVLAALSLAVMPALSLLERRTGTELGSASAVADSRQTLVCAWLSAALLVGLLLDAGLGWWWADPVAGLAIAAFAVRESLEAWRGDACTVPVGALTGEREHDDHDDACC